From the genome of Colletotrichum higginsianum IMI 349063 chromosome 4, whole genome shotgun sequence, one region includes:
- a CDS encoding ABC-2 type transporter, giving the protein MAFAGMASVPNYDSTAQTSGVPISSGRTNHHEEEDIAAANQKTVDTAATSVTEFAASDSAHKKSSTPHDSDKISAEDDEDSEMERRHSLVQSLARKYSHASATGSVGGNPFFAEESSPLNPSSPNFNGRAWARAIVDLVAQNGASFRTSGVAFQNLNVFGFGQATDYQKDVGNIWLSVAGLARKFTGGGKTRIDILRNFDGLVRKGEMLVVLGPPGSGCSTFLKTIAGETNGLYTDDTSYFNYQGMAAKEMHTQHRGEAIYTAEVDVHFPQLSVGDTLTFAARARQPRQLPEGIDKNTFAQHLRDVVMALFGISHTVNTRVGNEYIRGVSGGERKRVTIAEAALSGAPLQCWDNSTRGLDSANAIEFCKTLRLQTELFDSTACVSIYQAPQSAYDLFDKVAVLYEGRQIFFGKATDAKQYFVDLGYDCPARATTPDFLTSMTSPQERHVRPGWENKAPRTPDEFATAWKNSANYTALQAEIEEYKQTHPLNGPDAEAFRASKKAQQAKGQRAKSPFTLSYPQQIRLCLWRGFRRLVGDPSITVGSLIGNVVMGLIIGSVFYNLQETTESFFQRGALLFFALLMNAFSSALEILTLYAQRPIVEKHARYALYHPSAEAVASMLCDMPYKIMNTVVFNLVLYFMTNLRREPGAFFFFLLLSFFTVLTMSMIFRTIASSSRTLSQAMVPAAILILDLVIFTGFVIPIDYMLDWCRWLNYLDPLAYAFEALIVNEFHGRNFVCSESNIVPNPNVAGYENLPSAQRVCSAIGSIAGLDYVSGDDYVGSGFRYSWNNRWRNFGILIAFMLFFLMTYMVTAELVSEKKSKGEVLVFRRGHKPAALNEKHSDDPEDIRVGPVTTADRNRVNEKSDGLIEEQRSTFHWNNVCYEVQIKNETRRILDHVDGFVKPGTLTALMGVSGAGKTTLLDCLADRTSMGVITGEMLVDGWHRDASFQRKTGYVQQQDLHLQTTTVREALNFSALLRQPAHVPKQEKLDYVEEVIKLLDMEEYADAVVGVPGEGLNVEQRKRLTIGVELVAKPPLLLFVDEPTSGLDSQTSWAILDLLEKLTKSGQAILCTIHQPSAMLFQRFDRLLFLAKGGRTVYFGDIGENSKVMTSYFERNGGFPCPHDANPAEWMLEVIGAAPGSHTDVDWHQAWRGSQEYQDLQTELQRLKDDRGAQQPPTVDKTSYNEFAAPFFGQLKEVTHRVFQQYWRTPSYIYAKAALCTLVAAFIGFVFFKAPNTQQGLQNQMFAIFNLLTVFGQLVQQTMPHFVIQRSLYEVRERPSKVYGWKVFMLSQIIVELPWNTLMAAIMYFCWYYPVGLYQNAIPADQVTERGALMFLYLLVFLLFTSTFTDFIIAGFETAEAGGNIANLLFMLCLIFCGVLANPDSIPRFWIFMYRVSPFTYIVSGMLSTAVANTEVFCAANEFLHFDPPSGETCIQFMGNYIGQRGGYLLDNNATTDCQFCTIQYTNVFLAGVKSDYADRWRNFGIAWVYIIFNIFAALGLYWLARVPKKGGLFGKKKTE; this is encoded by the exons ATGGCTTTCGCCGGCATGGCTTCCGTGCCCAACTACGACAGCACAGCCCAGACGTCCGGTGTCCCCATCAGCTCCGGCCGCACAAACCATcacgaggaggaagacatcgccgccgcaaACCAAAAGACCGTCGATACCGCCGCGACCTCTGTCACCGAGTTTGCTGCCAGCGACTCGGCCCACAAGAAGTCCTCGACCCCCCACGACAGCGACAAAATCTCTGctgaggacgatgaggattCCGAGATGGAGCGACGCCATTCCCTGGTCCAGTCGCTCGCCCGCAAATACTCCCACGCCTCGGCCACTGGCTCTGTCGGCGGAAaccccttcttcgccgaAGAGTCCTCGCCCCTGAACCCCAGCTCTCCCAACTTCAACGGCCGCGCCTGGGCTCGCGCCAttgtcgacctcgtcgcccagaACGGTGCTTCTTTCCGCACGTCAGGCGTCGCCTTCCAGAACCTCAACGTCTTCGGTTTCGGCCAGGCCACCGACTACCAGAAGGATGTCGGAAACATCTGGCtcagcgtcgccggcctggcccGCAAGTTCACCGGTGGTGGAAAGACGAGAATTGACATTCTCCGCAActtcgacggcctcgtccgcaaGGGCGAGATGTTGGTTGTCCTGGGCCCCCCCGGTTCCGGTTGCTCTACTTTCCTCAAGACCATCGCTGGTGAGACAAACGGTCTCTACACAGACGACACCTCCTACTTCAACTACCAAG GAATGGCCGCCAAGGAGATGCATACCCAGCATCGTGGCGAGGCCATCTACacggccgaggtcgatgtCCACTTCCCCCAGCTGTCTGTTGGTGACACCCTCAccttcgccgcccgcgcccgccaGCCCCGCCAACTTCCCGAGGGCATCGACAAGAACACTTTCGCCCAGCACCTGCGCGATGTTGTCATGGCCCTTTTCGGCATTTCCCACACCGTCAACACCCGTGTCGGTAACGAATACATCCGTGGTGTTTCCGGTGGCGAGCGCAAGCGTgtcaccatcgccgaggccgccctctCCGGCGCCCCTCTGCAATGCTGGGACAACAGTACCCGTGGTCTGGATtccgccaacgccatcgAGTTCTGCAAGACGCTTCGTCTGCAGACTGAGCTCTTCGACAGCACTGCCTGCGTGTCTATCTACCAGGCTCCCCAGAGCGCCTACGACCTGTTTGATAAGGTGGCCGTCTTGTACGAGGGTCGCCAGATCTTCTTTGGCAAGGCCACCGACGCAAAGCAGTACTTTGTCGATCTTGGCTACGACTGTCCTGCCCGTGCCACCACGCCCGACTTCCTGACGTCCATGACCAGTCCCCAGGAGCGTCACGTCCGCCCCGGCTGGGAGAACAAAGCGCCTCGCACCCCTGACGAGTTCGCCACTGCGTGGAAGAACAGCGCCAACTACACGGCCCTccaggccgagatcgaggagtACAAGCAGACGCACCCCCTTAACGGTCCCGATGCCGAGGCTTTCCGTGCCTCCAAGAAGGCCCAGCAAGCCAAGGGCCAGCGCGCCAAGTCTCCCTTCACCTTGTCTTACCCACAACAGATTCGGCTCTGCCTGTGGCGTGGCTTCCGACGCTTGGTCGGTGATCCCAGTATCACTGTTGGTTCTCTCATCGGAAACGTCGTCATGGGTCTCATCATCGGAAGTGTCTTTTACAACCTGCAAGAGACCACCGAGAGTTTCTTCCAACGTGGTGCactcctcttcttcgccctgCTCATGAACGCCTTCTCCAGTGCTCTCGAG ATTCTCACCCTGTACGCCCAACGCCCGATTGTCGAAAAGCACGCCCGCTACGCCCTGTACCACCCGTctgccgaggccgtggccTCCATGCTGTGCGACATGCCGTACAAGATCATGAACACTGTCGTCTTCAACTTGGTCCTCTACTTCATGACGAACTTGCGCCGCGAGCCTGgagccttcttcttcttccttctgcTCTCCTTCTTCACCGTCTTGACCATGTCCATGATCTTCCGAACCATCGCCTCATCGTCCAGAACCCTGTCGCAAGCCATGGTTCCTGCTGCGATCCTCATCCTGGACCTTGTCATCTTCACCGGCTTCGTCATCCCCATCGACTACATGTTGGACTGGTGCCGCTGGTTGAACTACCTCGACCCCCTGGCGTATGCCTTCGAGGCTCTCATTGTCAACGAGTTCCACGGCCGCAACTTTGTGTGCTCCGAGAGCAACATCGTGCCCAACCCTAACGTGGCCGGTTACGAGAACCTCCCCTCCGCGCAGCGTGTCTGCAGTGCTATCGGCTCCATCGCTGGCCTCGACTATGTCAGCGGCGATGACTACGTCGGTTCGGGTTTCCGTTACTCCTGGAACAACCGCTGGCGCAACTTCGGCATCCTCATCGCCTTcatgctcttcttcctgatGACGTACATGGTCACAGCCGAGTTGGTCTCCGAGAAGAAGTCCAAGGGCGAGGTCCTTGTCTTCCGCCGTGGCCACAAGCCTGCTGCCCTCAACGAGAAGCACTCCGACGACCCTGAAGACATCCGCGTTGGCCCCGTCACCACTGCCGACCGCAACCGCGTCAACGAGAAGAGCGACGGACTCATCGAGGAGCAGAGGTCCACCTTCCACTGGAACAACGTCTGCTACGAGGTCCAAATCAAGAACGAGACGAGACGCATCCTCGATCATGTGGACGGCTTCGTAAAACCCGGCACCTTGACTGCGCTCATGGGAGTCTCGGGAGCCGGCAAGACGACTCTTCTGGATTGTTTGGCTGACCGTACCTCGATGGGTGTCATCACGGGTGAGATGTTGGTTGATGGGTGGCACCGTGACGCCTCGTTCCAGCGCAAGACGGGTTacgtgcagcagcaggatcTGCATCTGCAGACCACCACCGTCCGCGAGGCTCTCAACTTCAGCGCTCTTCTTCGCCAGCCCGCACACGTTCCTAAgcaggagaagctcgactATGTTGAGGAGGTTATCAAGCTGCTGGACATGGAAGAGtacgccgacgccgttgtGGGTGTTCCGGGTGAAGGTCTCAACGTCGAACAGCGCAAGCGCTTGACTATTGGCGTTGAGCTCGTTGCCAAGCCCCCTCTGTTGCTCTTCGTCGATGAGCCTACCTCCGGTCTCGACTCGCAGACTTCCTGGGCCATTCTCGATCTGTTGGAGAAGTTGACCAAGAGCGGCCAAGCCATTCTCTGCACCATTCACCAGCCTTCTGCCATGCTCTTCCAGCGTTTCGAtcgtcttctcttccttGCCAAGGGTGGTCGCACCGTGTACTTTGGCGACATTGGCGAAAACTCCAAGGTTATGACTTCTTACTTTGAGCGCAACGGCGGTTTCCCTTGCCCCCACGACGCCAACCCGGCCGAGTGGATGTTGGAGGTtatcggcgccgccccggGCTCGCACACCGATGTCGACTGGCACCAGGCGTGGCGCGGCTCCCAGGAGTACCAGGACTTACAGACCGAACTGCAGAGACTCAAGGACGACCGTGGCGCTCAGCAGCCGCCTACCGTGGACAAGACCAGCTACAACGAGTTCGCGGCGCCCTTCTTCGGCCAGCTCAAGGAGGTCACGCACCGCGTGTTCCAACAATACTGGAGAACCCCCTCGTACATCtacgccaaggccgccctgTGCACGCTCGTTGCCGCCTTCATCGGtttcgtcttcttcaaggcCCCCAACACCCAACAGGGCCTGCAGAACCAGATGTTTGCCATCTTCAACCTGCTCACCGTCTTTGGCCAGCTCGTCCAGCAAACCATGCCTCATTTCGTCATCCAGCGGTCCCTGTACGAGGTGCGAGAGCGCCCGTCCAAGGTGTACGGCTGGAAGGTCTTCATGCTGAGTCAGATCATTGTCGAACTCCCCTGGAACACGTTGATGGCTGCCATCATGTACTTCTGCTGGTACTACCCCGTCGGTCTCTACCAGAACGCCATTCCCGCCGACCAGGTCACGGAGCGTGGTGCGCTCATGTTCCTGTACCTGCTTGTCTTCCTGCTCTTCACCTCGACCTTCACCGACTTCATCATTGCTGGTTTCGAGACGGCAGAGGCTGGAGGCAACATTGCCAACCTGCTCTTCATGCTCTGCCTCATCTTCTGCGGTGTCCTCGCCAACCCCGACTCCATCCCCCGCTTCTGGATCTTCATGTATCGCGTATCACCATTCACATACATCGTGTCAGGCATGCTTTCAACAGCTGTGGCCAATACCGAGGTCTTCTGCGCAGCCAACGAATTCTTGCACTTTGATCCTCCTTCTGGAGAGACGTGCATCCAATTCATGGGCAACTACATTGGGCAGAGGGGCGGGTACCTCCTGGACAACAACGCCACCACCGACTGCCAGTTCTGCACGATCCAGTACACCAACGTGTTCTTGGCCGGTGTCAAGAGCGATTACGCCGACCGCTGGAGGAACTTTGGCATTGCCTGGGTCTACATCATCTTCAACATCTTCGCCGCTCTTGGTCTGTACTGGCTCGCGCGAGTGCCGAAGAAGGGTGGTCTCTTtggcaagaagaagacggagtAA